The Apibacter raozihei genome contains a region encoding:
- a CDS encoding LLM class flavin-dependent oxidoreductase, with translation MELGISMFGDIRIDPHTGKIQPAQQRINELLEEIRLMDEVGLDYFGIGEHHRADYAVSSPEIILAAAATMTKNIKLGSAVTVLSSADPVKVYQNFATLDLISDGRAEIMAGRGSFIESFPLFGFNLDDYNELFEEKLNLLLEINEQNNITWKGKFRASLNNQQVLPRAKNDQLNIWLAAGGTPGSVIRAAKLGLPLMIAIIGGNPANFKPLFDLYKQEYINNGHSMDNYQVGIHSHALFGDTSEEIADKYYPYYSAQMDRIGSSRGWHKYSKSQFNAGRSANGAIFVGDVNQTIDKILYQQELFGLTRFAAHMDVGAPEHKDIMHAIELYGTKIAPQVKKSLDK, from the coding sequence ATGGAGCTAGGAATAAGCATGTTTGGAGATATAAGAATAGATCCACATACAGGGAAAATTCAGCCGGCACAGCAACGAATAAATGAATTATTAGAAGAAATCAGGTTAATGGATGAAGTAGGTCTGGATTATTTTGGAATAGGAGAGCATCACAGAGCTGACTATGCAGTTTCAAGTCCTGAAATTATTCTTGCTGCAGCTGCAACAATGACAAAAAATATAAAACTAGGAAGTGCTGTTACAGTTTTAAGTTCAGCAGATCCAGTAAAAGTTTACCAAAATTTTGCCACCTTAGATTTGATATCCGATGGGAGAGCAGAGATTATGGCAGGGCGAGGAAGTTTTATTGAGTCATTTCCTTTATTCGGGTTCAATCTTGATGATTATAACGAGTTATTTGAAGAGAAATTAAATTTGCTTTTAGAAATAAATGAACAAAATAATATAACATGGAAAGGTAAATTTAGAGCCTCATTGAATAATCAGCAAGTATTACCCAGAGCAAAAAATGATCAATTAAATATATGGCTGGCAGCCGGAGGAACTCCGGGATCTGTTATCAGAGCTGCTAAACTGGGCTTACCTTTGATGATAGCAATTATTGGAGGTAATCCTGCAAATTTTAAACCCTTGTTTGATTTATATAAACAAGAATATATTAACAATGGTCATAGTATGGATAACTACCAGGTAGGTATTCATTCACATGCTTTATTTGGAGATACCAGCGAAGAAATAGCAGATAAATACTATCCATATTATTCGGCTCAAATGGATAGAATTGGAAGCTCAAGAGGCTGGCATAAATATAGCAAAAGTCAGTTTAATGCTGGAAGAAGTGCTAATGGAGCTATTTTTGTTGGAGATGTAAATCAAACAATAGATAAAATATTATATCAGCAAGAATTATTCGGATTAACCAGGTTTGCAGCTCATATGGATGTGGGAGCTCCGGAGCATAAAGACATTATGCATGCTATCGAACTATATGGAACAAAAATAGCTCCACAAGTAAAAAAATCACTGGATAAATAA
- a CDS encoding AMP-dependent synthetase/ligase, with the protein MNFSQLILDNKKLDTKTALNFKEDNEWKSYSWKEFHDLIMQTAHSLKKLGVQPNDNVAIYADNIPQWMIMNFAILSTGAVTVPIYGTLTADQAKYIIEEADIKIVLAGNQKQYDNLLEVYSKSTSIEHIIAAKNTIEIKSKFSSHFHKLIENESAHFDVYEKDDDEIASIIYTSGTTGEPKGVMLSHGGFINVCEAHIKFFNIYPSHENSLVFLPLSHVFENCWSSFVLSCGGELSFCEYPKEIAQYLLEVKPTTMCSVPRLFQKIYNSINEKIENSSKAAQKFFKWSISVGAKVSELKRKEEKIPLSLALKYNLANKLAFKKVKEQLGGRLWFIPVGGASITSDITRFFDAIGIHLTIGYGLTETMATVTAFPFTHYEHGTAGKPVTGVQVAIGDEDEVLIKGYGVFKGYYKKEEETQKVFTKDGWFKTGDAGKFDEKGNLIIVDRIKDLLKTSNGKYVSPQPIENMLTNDNYIQQAVIIGDNQPYVTALIVPNFEALKKFAKNLNIKFNSTDELVSIKGIKDFYNERINQLQAHLAGFEQIKKFQLLPSDFDMNSGEITPTLKVRRKIVLEKFKSLIEDMYKK; encoded by the coding sequence ATGAACTTTTCACAGTTAATATTAGATAATAAAAAACTAGATACTAAAACAGCCTTAAATTTTAAGGAAGATAACGAATGGAAAAGTTATTCGTGGAAAGAATTTCACGACTTGATTATGCAAACGGCCCATTCTCTGAAAAAACTGGGTGTACAACCTAATGATAATGTAGCTATTTATGCTGACAATATTCCCCAGTGGATGATCATGAATTTTGCAATATTATCTACAGGCGCCGTTACAGTCCCAATTTACGGTACTTTGACTGCAGATCAGGCTAAATATATCATTGAGGAAGCTGATATTAAAATAGTATTAGCAGGTAATCAGAAACAATACGATAATTTACTAGAAGTATACTCGAAAAGTACTTCTATTGAGCATATTATTGCTGCAAAAAACACTATTGAAATTAAGAGTAAATTTTCTTCTCATTTCCACAAACTAATAGAAAATGAATCTGCTCATTTTGATGTTTATGAAAAAGATGACGATGAAATAGCTTCTATCATATACACTTCCGGAACTACCGGAGAACCTAAGGGAGTAATGCTTTCTCATGGAGGTTTTATAAATGTATGTGAAGCTCATATCAAATTTTTTAATATTTATCCTTCTCACGAAAATTCTCTTGTCTTTCTACCTCTAAGCCATGTTTTTGAAAATTGCTGGAGCTCGTTTGTACTTTCGTGTGGTGGAGAGTTGAGTTTTTGTGAATATCCTAAAGAAATTGCCCAGTATTTGCTAGAAGTGAAGCCGACAACTATGTGCTCAGTACCTAGGTTATTTCAGAAAATATATAATTCTATTAATGAAAAAATCGAAAACAGTTCAAAGGCTGCACAGAAGTTTTTCAAATGGTCTATATCTGTAGGTGCTAAAGTATCAGAGCTTAAAAGAAAAGAAGAAAAAATTCCGTTATCTTTAGCATTAAAATATAATTTAGCCAATAAACTTGCTTTCAAAAAAGTAAAAGAACAACTAGGCGGACGTTTATGGTTTATTCCTGTGGGAGGTGCTTCGATAACTTCCGATATAACACGCTTTTTCGATGCTATTGGTATTCATTTAACCATTGGTTATGGATTAACTGAAACGATGGCTACTGTTACGGCGTTTCCTTTTACTCATTATGAACATGGAACTGCAGGTAAACCAGTTACGGGAGTACAGGTGGCTATTGGTGATGAGGATGAAGTTCTTATTAAGGGATATGGAGTTTTTAAAGGATATTATAAAAAAGAAGAAGAAACCCAAAAGGTTTTCACAAAAGATGGATGGTTTAAAACTGGGGATGCTGGTAAGTTTGATGAGAAAGGAAATTTAATTATTGTGGATCGTATTAAGGATTTACTTAAAACTTCTAATGGAAAATATGTTTCTCCACAACCTATTGAAAACATGCTAACTAATGATAACTATATACAGCAAGCTGTGATTATTGGTGATAACCAGCCTTACGTTACTGCACTGATTGTACCTAATTTTGAAGCTCTTAAAAAGTTTGCTAAAAATTTAAATATTAAATTTAATTCTACTGATGAACTTGTTTCGATAAAAGGTATTAAAGATTTTTATAATGAACGTATTAATCAATTGCAAGCGCATTTAGCAGGTTTTGAACAAATAAAAAAATTTCAATTACTTCCTTCAGATTTTGATATGAATTCCGGGGAAATTACTCCTACATTAAAAGTCCGACGCAAAATTGTTTTAGAAAAATTTAAATCATTAATTGAAGATATGTACAAAAAATAA
- a CDS encoding GH3 auxin-responsive promoter family protein gives MMVSGIVNTFIQWYVKKRVKQMEVFINNPIDTQNAILSTLIYKAKDTEYGKKYNFKDISSYQDFRKQVPLVSYEEFESYITRARKGEKDIIWPGSIQWYAKSSGTTNAQSKFIPITNDSLEECHYKAGKDLFSMYAFNNPDTKIFECKNLRLGGTRENYDGFDSKYGDLSAVLIDNLPFWAEWKSTPDKEVSLLKDWEIKMPAIVEQVLSQDVGSFTGVPSWMMVLLRKVLDTTGKKYIDEVWPNIECFFHGGISFTPYAEQYSSIFSRPINYYEIYNASEGYFAMQDTNQSKDMLLMLDYGIFYEFIPMDEFYNENPTIVSLEEVQLNTNYAMIISTNGGLWRYIIGDTVKFVSQIPYRIKVTGRTKFYINAFGEELMVENAEKALKIAEEKTKAIISEYTAGPVFMNGKEKGAHEWVIEFTKEPDSLDHFTQILDKELQRLNSDYEAKRYNNMTLNLPIVHSVRKNLFYDWMKLRGKLGGQNKVPRLANDREYLDSILSIK, from the coding sequence ATTATGGTGTCAGGTATCGTAAATACTTTTATACAATGGTATGTTAAAAAAAGAGTTAAACAAATGGAAGTATTTATTAACAATCCTATTGATACTCAAAATGCAATATTATCAACACTAATATATAAAGCTAAAGATACTGAATATGGAAAGAAATATAATTTTAAAGACATTTCTTCCTATCAAGATTTTAGAAAACAAGTACCTCTGGTTTCTTACGAAGAGTTTGAATCTTACATAACTCGTGCAAGAAAAGGAGAAAAAGATATTATATGGCCTGGCTCTATTCAATGGTATGCAAAATCATCCGGTACTACTAATGCTCAAAGTAAATTTATTCCGATTACTAACGATAGTTTAGAAGAATGTCATTATAAAGCAGGAAAAGATTTATTTTCAATGTACGCTTTTAACAATCCTGATACAAAAATATTTGAATGTAAAAATTTAAGGTTAGGAGGTACACGCGAAAATTATGATGGTTTTGATTCCAAATATGGCGATCTTTCTGCTGTACTTATTGATAACTTACCCTTTTGGGCTGAATGGAAAAGTACACCCGATAAAGAAGTTTCCTTATTAAAAGATTGGGAAATTAAAATGCCGGCAATAGTTGAGCAGGTTTTATCTCAGGATGTAGGTAGTTTCACCGGAGTTCCTTCTTGGATGATGGTCTTGTTGAGAAAAGTATTAGACACCACTGGAAAAAAATATATAGATGAAGTCTGGCCTAATATTGAGTGCTTTTTCCATGGGGGAATAAGCTTTACTCCCTATGCGGAACAATATAGCTCTATATTTTCAAGACCTATAAATTATTATGAAATTTATAATGCTTCAGAAGGATATTTTGCTATGCAGGATACTAATCAATCTAAGGATATGCTTCTCATGTTAGATTATGGCATATTTTATGAGTTTATACCTATGGATGAATTTTATAATGAGAATCCGACGATAGTATCTTTAGAAGAAGTTCAGTTAAATACTAATTACGCAATGATTATAAGTACAAATGGTGGTTTATGGCGTTATATAATTGGAGATACGGTTAAATTTGTTTCTCAGATACCTTATAGAATAAAAGTAACAGGCAGAACTAAATTTTATATTAATGCTTTTGGTGAAGAACTTATGGTTGAAAATGCCGAAAAAGCTCTTAAAATAGCTGAAGAAAAGACAAAAGCAATTATATCCGAATATACGGCAGGGCCTGTTTTTATGAATGGAAAAGAAAAGGGTGCGCATGAATGGGTAATTGAATTTACAAAAGAACCGGATTCATTAGATCATTTTACTCAAATACTGGATAAAGAGTTACAAAGACTTAATTCAGATTATGAAGCTAAAAGATACAATAATATGACACTTAATCTTCCGATAGTACATTCTGTACGTAAAAATCTTTTTTATGACTGGATGAAGCTAAGAGGTAAACTGGGAGGTCAGAACAAAGTTCCCAGACTTGCTAATGATCGTGAATATCTGGATTCAATATTAAGTATAAAATAA
- a CDS encoding replication-associated recombination protein A produces the protein MNQPPLAERMRPKTLDEYQYQEHLIGEGAPIRRMVDSGNIASMILWGPPGTGKTTLAEIVASESKREYYTLSAVSSGVKEVREVIEQAKKQNLFSGKSPILFIDEIHRFNKSQQDSLLQAVEKGWIVLIGATTENPSFEVVSALLSRCQVYTLYSLDKKALSNLLHRAVTEDVFLSKKKINLEEEEALMQFSGGDARKLLNGLDLVVQQFKDNESIDITNDEVKKVIQENMALYDKDGEQHYDIISAFIKSIRGSDPNAAVYWLARMLEGGEDIKFIARRMVISASEDIGMANPTALILANNTFQAVNVIGNPESRILLSQCAIYLATSPKSNASYLSIDSAISFVRKTGNLPVPLHLRNAPTKLMKDLNYGVDYKYSHNYPGNFVYQDFLPEEASNETFYIPGINSKESKIKEYLKSLWKDKYNY, from the coding sequence ATGAATCAACCCCCATTAGCCGAAAGGATGCGCCCTAAAACTTTAGATGAATACCAGTATCAGGAACATTTAATTGGTGAAGGAGCTCCTATCAGAAGAATGGTAGATAGTGGTAATATTGCATCTATGATTCTTTGGGGACCTCCGGGTACGGGTAAGACTACTTTAGCTGAAATAGTTGCATCCGAATCGAAAAGAGAATACTATACTCTGAGTGCAGTAAGTTCAGGAGTGAAAGAGGTTAGAGAGGTTATTGAACAAGCTAAGAAACAAAATCTTTTTAGCGGCAAAAGTCCCATTTTATTCATAGATGAAATACATAGATTTAATAAATCACAACAAGACAGTCTTTTACAAGCTGTAGAAAAAGGTTGGATTGTATTAATTGGTGCAACCACAGAAAATCCTAGTTTTGAAGTAGTATCCGCATTATTATCCCGTTGTCAGGTATATACCCTTTATTCTTTAGATAAAAAAGCATTGTCTAATTTACTCCACCGAGCTGTAACCGAAGATGTTTTTTTGTCTAAGAAAAAAATAAATCTGGAAGAAGAAGAAGCTCTCATGCAATTTTCAGGAGGAGATGCAAGAAAATTGTTAAACGGTCTAGATTTAGTTGTTCAGCAATTTAAGGATAATGAATCCATTGATATTACAAATGATGAAGTGAAGAAGGTTATACAGGAAAATATGGCCCTATATGACAAAGATGGAGAACAGCATTATGATATAATTTCAGCTTTTATTAAATCTATACGAGGATCTGATCCTAACGCAGCGGTATATTGGCTGGCTCGTATGTTAGAAGGAGGAGAAGATATAAAGTTTATAGCCCGTAGAATGGTAATTTCAGCCTCTGAAGATATTGGAATGGCCAATCCTACAGCATTGATTCTTGCAAATAATACATTTCAAGCAGTCAATGTCATTGGGAATCCTGAATCCAGAATATTATTGAGTCAATGTGCGATTTATCTTGCAACCTCTCCAAAATCCAATGCATCTTATTTATCAATTGATTCTGCAATTTCTTTTGTAAGAAAAACAGGTAATCTTCCAGTACCTTTACATCTTAGAAATGCACCTACTAAACTGATGAAAGATTTAAATTACGGTGTAGATTATAAATATTCGCATAACTACCCTGGTAATTTTGTATATCAGGATTTTCTTCCTGAAGAAGCATCTAATGAAACTTTTTATATTCCGGGAATTAACTCTAAAGAAAGTAAAATAAAAGAATATTTAAAAAGCTTATGGAAAGATAAGTATAACTATTAA
- the azu gene encoding azurin → MKKITKILSLLALGLSMTIISCNKNSENSGKSDPLAIAANTTAEDIQKSKEERRANLPENVLEIEGADNMQYDITELKAKAGKPITLKLTHVGKASKADMGHNLVILKSGTDIDAFGREALKFASNDYIPTDTSKIIAHTKLLGGGESDTITFTINEKGTYDFLCTFPGHHVLMRGKLIVD, encoded by the coding sequence ATGAAAAAAATAACAAAAATATTAAGCTTACTAGCTTTAGGACTTTCAATGACTATTATATCTTGTAATAAAAATAGTGAAAATTCAGGAAAATCGGATCCTCTAGCAATTGCAGCCAATACAACAGCTGAAGACATACAAAAATCTAAGGAAGAAAGGCGTGCAAATTTACCTGAAAACGTACTGGAAATTGAAGGTGCTGATAATATGCAATACGATATTACAGAGTTAAAAGCAAAGGCTGGAAAACCAATTACTTTAAAACTTACTCATGTAGGAAAAGCCAGCAAAGCTGACATGGGCCACAATCTAGTAATTTTGAAATCAGGAACCGATATAGATGCTTTTGGACGTGAAGCTTTAAAATTTGCTTCCAATGATTATATTCCTACAGATACTTCAAAAATAATTGCACATACAAAATTATTAGGGGGTGGTGAATCAGATACAATTACTTTTACAATAAATGAGAAGGGAACGTATGATTTTCTATGTACTTTTCCAGGACATCATGTACTGATGAGAGGTAAATTAATTGTAGATTAA
- the ric gene encoding iron-sulfur cluster repair di-iron protein, with translation MFNKTIGEIVAEDFRTAAVFSKYKIDFCCRGDKTVEHVCEKKSINSDELVKELEESITSKNESVDFNSWPLDLLADYIVKTHHEYIREKVPPLTQFLTKVYKVHGERNPELKEILELFLQSSEDLLTHLKKEEMILFPFIRKMVEAKSSNQPMQPGHFGSIENPIAMMMDDHSVEGDRFRKISELSHGYTPPEGACNTYKVSFSMLDEFEQNLHKHIHLENNILFPKSIKMEASFN, from the coding sequence ATCTTTAATAAAACCATTGGTGAAATTGTAGCTGAAGACTTTAGAACTGCTGCTGTTTTTTCTAAATATAAAATTGATTTTTGCTGTAGAGGCGATAAAACTGTTGAGCATGTTTGTGAAAAAAAATCTATTAATTCTGATGAACTGGTTAAAGAACTTGAAGAATCAATAACTTCTAAAAACGAGTCTGTAGATTTTAATTCTTGGCCTTTAGATTTATTAGCAGATTATATAGTTAAAACTCATCACGAATACATCAGGGAAAAGGTTCCACCATTAACACAATTTTTAACCAAAGTCTATAAAGTACATGGAGAAAGAAATCCTGAACTAAAAGAAATACTTGAACTTTTTTTACAATCTTCCGAAGATTTGCTTACACATTTAAAGAAAGAAGAAATGATACTATTTCCTTTTATACGCAAAATGGTTGAAGCAAAATCTAGTAATCAACCGATGCAACCGGGGCATTTTGGAAGCATTGAAAACCCAATAGCCATGATGATGGATGATCATTCAGTTGAAGGAGACAGGTTCAGAAAAATTTCGGAATTATCTCATGGATATACTCCTCCTGAAGGAGCTTGTAATACTTACAAAGTTTCCTTTTCAATGCTAGATGAATTCGAACAAAATTTACACAAGCACATCCATTTAGAAAATAATATCTTATTTCCTAAATCTATAAAAATGGAGGCGTCTTTTAATTAG
- a CDS encoding RrF2 family transcriptional regulator: protein MFSKSCEYAIRATLLIANHSCKNQKSGIKEIAEEINSPVAFTAKILQILTKNKIIKSFKGPTGGFYIEEISLEKIKLSDIVTAIDGDSVFRGCALGLPQCSELTPCPVHDRFKHIREELKQMLTKTSLQDLMLGIDHGLTFLKIDTY from the coding sequence ATGTTTTCAAAAAGTTGTGAATATGCCATCCGGGCAACTCTATTAATAGCCAATCATTCCTGTAAAAATCAAAAATCAGGGATTAAGGAAATTGCAGAAGAAATAAATTCTCCTGTCGCATTTACAGCTAAAATATTACAAATACTTACTAAAAATAAAATCATTAAATCATTTAAAGGCCCTACCGGAGGTTTTTATATTGAAGAAATATCTCTTGAAAAAATAAAACTTTCCGATATAGTTACGGCTATTGACGGTGATTCGGTATTCAGGGGATGTGCACTAGGACTTCCGCAATGTTCCGAATTGACTCCTTGCCCTGTCCATGACCGCTTTAAACATATCCGTGAGGAGCTTAAACAAATGCTTACTAAAACATCTTTACAGGATTTGATGCTGGGAATAGACCACGGACTTACTTTTTTGAAAATTGATACCTATTAA
- a CDS encoding fructosamine kinase family protein yields the protein MDLNLIFSELPFKIIRYKSLSGGDINNSFWVETENGNFFIKLNRAKPYPQMFRKEANGLLYLSDSGFVSVPKVIATGESNNIQYLVLEWIEDNRSKTTSWEDFGVSLAKMHQIVQPCFGFKEDNYIGSIKQINTPSHTWEEFYSECRILKLAHILFNQKKIGAQELNQGQNVCKKLNEIFPEEKPALLHGDLWSGNYLVSSNNKIVLIDPAVYYGHREMDLGMTLLFGGFPSCFYEAYSEEYSLEKNWKQRLPLTQLYPLMVHAILFNGNYLLEVKKVLKKFS from the coding sequence ATGGATTTAAATCTTATATTTTCTGAATTGCCCTTCAAAATAATCAGATATAAGTCTCTTTCAGGAGGAGATATTAACAATTCTTTTTGGGTTGAAACAGAAAATGGAAACTTTTTTATAAAGTTAAATAGGGCAAAACCCTATCCTCAAATGTTTAGAAAAGAAGCTAACGGATTATTATACTTGTCAGATTCCGGATTCGTTTCCGTACCAAAAGTAATAGCTACAGGAGAATCCAATAATATTCAATATCTAGTATTAGAATGGATTGAAGATAATAGAAGCAAAACAACTTCATGGGAGGATTTTGGTGTTTCCCTTGCTAAAATGCACCAAATAGTTCAGCCCTGTTTCGGTTTTAAAGAGGATAATTATATTGGAAGTATTAAGCAAATAAATACACCTTCTCATACATGGGAAGAGTTTTATTCAGAATGTAGAATATTAAAATTAGCTCATATACTATTTAATCAAAAAAAAATTGGCGCTCAGGAATTAAATCAAGGACAAAATGTATGTAAAAAATTGAATGAAATTTTTCCGGAGGAAAAACCCGCCTTACTGCATGGGGATTTATGGAGTGGAAATTATTTGGTCTCAAGCAATAACAAAATTGTTTTAATAGATCCGGCAGTATATTATGGACATAGAGAAATGGATTTAGGTATGACTCTTCTATTTGGGGGCTTTCCTTCTTGTTTTTATGAAGCATACTCAGAAGAGTATTCACTTGAAAAAAATTGGAAGCAAAGGTTACCTTTAACCCAATTGTATCCCCTAATGGTACATGCTATACTTTTTAATGGAAACTATCTACTTGAAGTTAAAAAAGTATTAAAAAAGTTTAGTTAA
- the tatC gene encoding twin-arginine translocase subunit TatC has translation MSKKKKINTGEMPFLAHVGVLRKHILRCLVAVCAGAALVGYKMHFVMDHIIFGPVQNDFITFRIMNTVSGLFGSKEVFSMPAHFPILVRRIFEQLNTAFYVAVVGGFILVFPYVIYEMWKFIAPGLKPNERKNSLTFFLSTYFLFLFGCCFGYFLITPLTMHFGYFFNISDTINIQIDLSNYISILLQTVLGMGLVFLLPVIVYALTAVGILTPKFLKTYRRHAVIVILILAGFITPGDIPSMLVASIPLYMLYEASILVSAVVYKRNLSDNKEVLKS, from the coding sequence ATGAGTAAAAAGAAAAAAATCAATACTGGCGAAATGCCATTTCTTGCCCATGTAGGAGTTTTAAGAAAGCATATACTTCGCTGTTTGGTTGCTGTTTGTGCAGGAGCTGCTTTAGTAGGATATAAAATGCATTTTGTCATGGATCATATAATTTTTGGTCCTGTTCAAAATGATTTTATAACATTCAGAATAATGAACACGGTGAGTGGTTTGTTTGGATCTAAAGAAGTTTTTAGCATGCCAGCTCATTTTCCGATTTTAGTAAGAAGAATATTTGAACAGTTAAATACAGCTTTTTATGTGGCTGTTGTCGGAGGTTTTATCTTGGTTTTTCCATATGTGATTTATGAAATGTGGAAATTCATAGCTCCTGGTTTAAAACCTAATGAAAGGAAAAATTCCTTGACATTTTTTTTATCAACTTATTTTTTATTTCTTTTCGGATGTTGTTTTGGATATTTTCTCATTACTCCTCTAACTATGCATTTCGGGTATTTTTTCAATATTTCGGACACTATCAATATACAGATAGACCTTTCCAATTACATTAGTATTTTGTTACAAACTGTTTTGGGTATGGGATTGGTATTTCTTTTACCTGTAATTGTATATGCTTTAACTGCTGTAGGTATACTGACTCCAAAATTTTTAAAAACTTACAGAAGACATGCTGTAATTGTTATTTTGATTTTAGCAGGTTTTATTACTCCCGGCGATATACCTTCCATGCTGGTTGCTTCTATTCCTCTATATATGTTGTACGAAGCCAGTATTTTAGTTTCAGCCGTAGTATATAAACGAAATTTATCAGATAATAAAGAAGTTTTAAAATCTTAA
- a CDS encoding KpsF/GutQ family sugar-phosphate isomerase encodes MENENILKAGKETILFEITELKSLYNRLGNDFITAVKCILNSKGKLVLCGVGKSAHIANKLVATFNSTGTPSQFLHAAEAKHGDLGLITKDDVVICISNSGTSSEIVEVVPFLKDYSSKLIAMTANKNSILAEYADIFLDTHIEKEADPNNLAPTTSTTVQLALGDAIALALLQARDFTSSDFAKFHPGGALGKKLLLKVEQVIKQDRKPEVNLSAHLKEIINSLTYSSYGITVVIENDVVKGVITDGDLRRTLSKDIDYNELTAKDIMSLNPKTIQKNELASKAFEELRENQIGQLVVLEGDKYIGIIDLHTLLDEGFK; translated from the coding sequence TTGGAAAATGAAAATATATTAAAAGCCGGAAAAGAAACTATTTTGTTTGAAATTACAGAACTGAAATCTTTATATAACCGATTAGGTAATGATTTTATAACTGCTGTAAAATGCATTCTGAATTCTAAAGGAAAATTAGTTCTTTGCGGGGTAGGTAAAAGCGCTCATATTGCTAATAAACTCGTAGCTACATTTAATTCTACCGGAACTCCTTCGCAATTTTTACATGCCGCAGAAGCTAAGCACGGAGATCTGGGATTAATTACAAAAGATGATGTTGTTATCTGTATTTCTAACAGTGGAACTTCTTCTGAAATTGTTGAGGTAGTCCCTTTTCTTAAAGATTATTCGTCCAAGTTAATAGCTATGACTGCTAACAAAAATAGTATCTTAGCAGAATATGCCGATATATTTCTTGATACTCATATAGAAAAAGAAGCAGATCCTAATAATTTAGCCCCTACCACATCTACAACGGTACAACTTGCTTTGGGAGATGCTATAGCTCTTGCCTTACTACAAGCCCGTGATTTTACATCTTCTGATTTTGCTAAATTTCATCCGGGGGGAGCATTAGGTAAAAAATTACTTTTGAAAGTAGAACAAGTGATTAAACAGGATCGAAAACCGGAAGTAAATTTATCAGCCCATTTAAAAGAAATTATTAACTCTCTGACTTATTCTTCATATGGAATAACCGTCGTTATAGAAAATGATGTTGTTAAAGGGGTCATAACTGATGGAGATTTAAGAAGAACTTTGTCCAAAGATATTGATTATAATGAATTAACTGCTAAGGATATTATGTCATTGAATCCTAAAACCATCCAGAAAAACGAACTGGCTAGTAAAGCTTTCGAAGAGCTGCGTGAAAATCAGATTGGTCAGTTGGTTGTATTAGAAGGGGATAAATATATTGGTATTATAGATTTACATACTTTGTTAGACGAAGGGTTTAAATAA